A window from Streptomyces sp. NBC_00299 encodes these proteins:
- a CDS encoding metalloregulator ArsR/SmtB family transcription factor, with protein MDELTDVADAIADPVRREILVMLRHAPLTAGDIAAGFSISRPAVSRHLRVLRESGLVRDEQAGRHRRYSLNRSRLGPLTAWLAQFDTQRSDWSQRLAALETEVHRTRRDRTRSTAADTPRTAHQEDTA; from the coding sequence GTGGACGAACTGACGGACGTGGCCGACGCGATCGCCGATCCCGTGCGCCGGGAGATCCTGGTCATGCTGCGACACGCTCCGCTGACGGCGGGCGACATCGCCGCCGGGTTCTCCATCAGCCGGCCGGCGGTGAGCCGCCATCTGCGCGTGCTGCGCGAGAGCGGCCTCGTCCGGGACGAGCAGGCCGGACGTCATCGGCGCTATTCGCTCAACCGCTCCCGGCTGGGTCCTCTCACCGCCTGGCTCGCCCAGTTCGACACCCAGCGGTCCGACTGGTCGCAGCGTCTCGCGGCGCTGGAGACCGAGGTCCACCGGACGCGCCGGGACCGCACCCGTTCGACCGCCGCCGACACCCCGCGAACCGCGCACCAGGAGGACACGGCATGA
- a CDS encoding MHYT domain-containing protein: MEGTVDGFRYGAVTPVAAYLMACLGGALGLRCIVRSLLNEHSWKPGWLALGAASIGCGIWTMHFIAMIGFEVEETRIRYDAGLTVLSLAVAIVVVGIGVFIVGYLGAGRGTLVGAGVVTGLGVAAMHYLGMAALRLDAAIRYDISTVGLSVLIAIVAATAALWAAVTIRGFLTSLGASLVMGVAVSGMHYTGMAAVSVHLHGTTGASWAGGSSSSLLLPMLLGPIVFLVLAGVVVMFDPLLVLGEGERSRPGTARRSGTDQRPGARQQPVRDRELKAPAHTPHPDREPYARKR; this comes from the coding sequence ATGGAAGGCACGGTGGACGGGTTCCGCTATGGTGCGGTGACCCCGGTGGCGGCTTATCTGATGGCCTGCCTGGGAGGGGCGTTAGGACTGCGGTGCATCGTCCGGTCCTTGCTCAACGAGCATTCGTGGAAGCCGGGTTGGCTCGCGCTCGGCGCCGCGTCGATCGGCTGCGGCATCTGGACGATGCACTTCATCGCCATGATCGGCTTCGAGGTCGAGGAGACCCGGATCCGCTACGACGCGGGCCTCACCGTCCTCAGCCTCGCCGTGGCGATCGTCGTGGTCGGCATCGGTGTGTTCATCGTCGGCTATCTGGGCGCGGGCAGGGGCACACTGGTCGGCGCCGGCGTCGTCACGGGACTCGGCGTGGCGGCCATGCACTATCTGGGCATGGCGGCGCTGCGCCTCGACGCCGCCATCCGGTACGACATCTCCACGGTGGGTCTCTCCGTCCTGATCGCGATCGTCGCCGCGACCGCCGCTCTGTGGGCGGCCGTCACCATCCGCGGCTTCCTGACGAGTCTCGGCGCCAGCCTGGTCATGGGCGTGGCCGTTTCCGGGATGCACTACACCGGCATGGCCGCCGTCAGCGTCCATCTGCACGGCACCACCGGCGCGTCGTGGGCCGGCGGCTCGTCCTCCTCGCTGCTGCTTCCGATGCTCCTGGGACCGATCGTCTTCCTCGTCCTGGCCGGTGTGGTGGTGATGTTCGACCCGCTCCTGGTCCTCGGTGAGGGCGAACGCAGCCGGCCCGGCACAGCACGGCGGTCCGGCACCGACCAGCGCCCCGGAGCCAGGCAACAGCCGGTCCGTGACCGCGAGTTGAAGGCTCCTGCCCACACCCCGCACCCCGACCGGGAACCGTACGCCCGCAAACGGTGA
- a CDS encoding DUF899 domain-containing protein, whose translation MTSMANLPEVVSREEWVAARRELLAKEKELTRARDRVNAERRRLPMVRADKPYTFEGPDGQVGLLDLFEGRPQLVMHHFMWTYDIDADGTEHPRDTGCSSCSSAADQFPARLRQLHVRNTTLAAVSRAPYAKLAAYRERMGWTFPWYSSAGSDFNYDFHSTVDERVAPVEVDQRTEAELAEVGMPWSEAMRGDYPGISAFLRVGDDVFHTYSTFGRGIEEFHNGYPHLDLTALGRQEVWEEPKGRAEPLGLQVGGPGLRLPDEYDA comes from the coding sequence ATGACATCGATGGCGAACCTGCCGGAGGTGGTGTCGCGCGAGGAGTGGGTGGCCGCCCGTAGGGAGCTGTTGGCCAAGGAGAAGGAGCTCACGCGGGCCCGCGACCGGGTCAACGCCGAGCGGCGACGGCTGCCGATGGTGCGCGCCGACAAGCCGTACACCTTCGAGGGGCCGGACGGGCAGGTCGGCCTGCTCGATCTGTTCGAGGGGCGGCCCCAGCTCGTCATGCACCACTTCATGTGGACCTACGACATCGACGCGGACGGCACCGAGCACCCCCGCGACACGGGCTGCTCCAGCTGTTCCTCCGCGGCCGACCAGTTCCCCGCCAGGCTGCGGCAGCTGCACGTCCGTAACACCACGCTGGCTGCGGTGAGCCGGGCGCCGTACGCGAAGCTCGCCGCGTACCGCGAGCGGATGGGGTGGACGTTCCCCTGGTATTCGTCCGCCGGCAGCGACTTCAACTACGACTTCCACTCCACCGTCGACGAGCGGGTCGCACCGGTTGAGGTCGACCAGCGCACCGAGGCCGAGCTGGCCGAGGTCGGAATGCCCTGGTCGGAGGCCATGCGCGGCGACTATCCGGGGATCAGCGCGTTCCTGCGCGTCGGGGACGACGTCTTCCACACGTACTCCACGTTCGGCCGCGGCATCGAGGAGTTCCACAACGGCTACCCGCATCTCGACCTCACCGCGCTCGGCCGCCAGGAGGTGTGGGAGGAGCCGAAGGGCCGCGCGGAACCGCTCGGACTGCAGGTCGGCGGGCCCGGCTTGCGGCTGCCCGACGAGTACGACGCCTGA
- a CDS encoding MFS transporter, with amino-acid sequence MDGDRRGWLACVLSGAVFAVCMAGTTLPTPLYGHYQDKFGFSELTVTVVYAVYAFGVIGVLLLAGNASDAVGRRPVILTGLGFAAASAVCFLCATGLGWLYAGRLLSGVSAGLLTGAATAYVMELAPQGGASRATFIATAANMGGLGCGPLLAGVLAQYAPWPLYLPFVVHLALVACAVAVLVRLPETVRERRSLRTVRPQRPSLPAQVRTVFAPAAIASFAGFALFGVFTAVSPAFLAESLHERNHAVSGLVVALAFFASTAGQLAVGPVGVGRSLPLGCAVLIGGLALLAGALWWDLLWLVVLSAIVGGVGQGLLFRGALSAIAAASPAEQRAAVISTLFVVAYTGISLPVIGVGFLTEPMGLEGAGLVFIACMTVLVSSAAAYVLRRPVPVGT; translated from the coding sequence ATGGACGGTGATCGCCGAGGGTGGCTCGCGTGTGTGCTCAGCGGGGCGGTGTTCGCCGTGTGCATGGCCGGCACCACCCTGCCGACTCCGCTGTACGGCCACTACCAGGACAAGTTCGGCTTCTCCGAGCTGACGGTCACCGTCGTCTACGCCGTGTACGCCTTCGGCGTCATCGGCGTGCTGCTGCTGGCGGGCAATGCCTCCGACGCTGTGGGCAGGCGTCCGGTGATTCTGACGGGACTGGGATTCGCGGCCGCGAGCGCCGTCTGCTTCCTGTGCGCCACGGGGCTGGGCTGGCTGTACGCGGGGCGGCTGCTGTCGGGGGTGTCCGCGGGTCTGCTCACCGGGGCCGCGACGGCGTACGTGATGGAGCTGGCCCCGCAAGGCGGCGCCTCCCGGGCCACCTTCATCGCGACCGCCGCCAACATGGGCGGGCTGGGCTGCGGTCCGCTGCTCGCCGGAGTGCTGGCGCAGTACGCTCCGTGGCCGCTGTACCTGCCGTTCGTCGTGCACCTCGCGCTCGTGGCGTGCGCGGTCGCCGTGCTGGTGCGGCTTCCGGAAACCGTACGGGAGCGGCGGTCGCTGCGTACCGTGCGGCCGCAACGGCCCAGCCTGCCCGCGCAGGTGCGCACGGTGTTCGCGCCGGCGGCGATCGCCTCGTTCGCGGGTTTCGCGCTGTTCGGGGTGTTCACGGCGGTCAGCCCGGCGTTCCTGGCCGAGTCCCTCCATGAACGCAATCACGCCGTCAGCGGGCTGGTCGTCGCGCTGGCCTTCTTCGCCTCGACCGCCGGGCAACTGGCCGTCGGCCCGGTCGGGGTGGGGCGATCGCTGCCGCTGGGCTGCGCCGTGCTCATCGGCGGGCTGGCGCTGCTCGCGGGCGCACTGTGGTGGGACCTGCTGTGGCTGGTCGTGCTGAGCGCGATCGTCGGCGGGGTCGGTCAGGGGCTGTTGTTCCGCGGGGCACTGTCCGCGATCGCCGCGGCGTCCCCGGCGGAGCAGCGGGCGGCGGTGATCTCGACGCTGTTCGTGGTGGCCTACACGGGCATCTCGCTTCCGGTGATCGGCGTGGGCTTCCTGACGGAACCGATGGGGTTGGAGGGCGCGGGCCTGGTGTTCATCGCCTGCATGACCGTCCTGGTCTCGAGCGCGGCGGCCTATGTGCTGCGGCGGCCGGTTCCGGTGGGGACCTGA
- a CDS encoding HEAT repeat domain-containing protein, giving the protein MDGTELVAAVRRGDAEAVRALLESGAAPDTVTDDGLPVLCLALTAFDAGVAQALVEGGADPDRVLPDGTTPLVRAVEGGSPAMVEAVLGREPRLRLPEADREQLLALARRRQGPGAEDELRRRTGASGPAHLVRVLDDEYDHVEQLTLGGRTVRAGHSAILTNLEWAFRILTPVDELVARAVAPRDPDHVAWASVRWVLSERRSQETWSAVTAYRHSPDPHHRRFVVDVIFWHVMSHGSRWNSYEKESADLLVAWTAEGEEDPETLAEVLRVLSETEHQELEAVGLRHADHPDPRVRARVPDLLLSWGAPPPCWSPQARAALLVLAGDEDWGVRDQAGRALAAAQDGSREVTDALVALLRDPVAAVRGGAAEAVANRRDGTAAVADALAALLDEDEFTTRLNAAYGLLRWGDARTEEAIKRVGSLVRPGYEHDHRLSALWTWQWERDHPPTPTSQ; this is encoded by the coding sequence TTGGACGGTACGGAACTCGTCGCGGCGGTGCGACGCGGGGACGCGGAGGCCGTGAGGGCGCTGCTGGAGTCGGGAGCCGCCCCGGACACGGTCACGGATGACGGGCTGCCGGTGCTGTGCCTCGCGCTCACCGCCTTCGACGCCGGCGTCGCGCAGGCACTGGTCGAGGGCGGCGCGGATCCGGACCGGGTGCTGCCGGACGGAACGACTCCGCTGGTGCGGGCAGTCGAGGGTGGCTCACCGGCGATGGTGGAAGCGGTCCTGGGCCGAGAGCCGCGACTTCGCTTGCCCGAGGCGGATCGGGAGCAGCTCCTGGCTCTGGCCCGGCGCCGGCAAGGGCCGGGTGCGGAGGACGAACTCCGGCGCAGGACGGGCGCGTCCGGCCCGGCCCACCTGGTCCGGGTGCTGGACGACGAGTACGACCACGTGGAGCAGCTGACCCTCGGCGGTCGCACGGTCCGCGCCGGGCACAGCGCGATCCTTACCAACCTGGAGTGGGCCTTCCGCATCCTGACACCCGTGGACGAGCTGGTGGCCAGGGCGGTGGCACCGCGCGATCCGGACCATGTCGCCTGGGCGTCCGTCCGGTGGGTCCTCAGCGAACGCCGTAGCCAGGAGACGTGGTCCGCCGTCACGGCGTACCGGCACAGTCCGGATCCGCACCACCGGCGGTTCGTCGTCGACGTGATCTTCTGGCACGTGATGAGCCACGGGAGCCGGTGGAACTCCTACGAGAAGGAGTCGGCCGACCTGCTCGTCGCATGGACCGCCGAGGGTGAGGAAGACCCCGAGACCCTCGCCGAGGTGCTCCGCGTCCTCAGCGAGACGGAGCACCAGGAACTGGAAGCCGTCGGACTGCGGCACGCCGATCACCCGGACCCCCGGGTCCGCGCCCGGGTTCCCGACCTGCTGCTCAGCTGGGGAGCGCCTCCGCCCTGCTGGAGTCCGCAAGCTCGGGCCGCACTGCTGGTCCTTGCCGGGGACGAGGACTGGGGCGTGCGTGATCAGGCCGGCCGGGCGCTGGCTGCGGCTCAGGACGGCAGCCGCGAGGTCACGGACGCCCTCGTCGCGCTGCTGCGCGATCCGGTGGCCGCTGTGCGGGGCGGCGCCGCAGAAGCCGTCGCGAACCGCAGGGACGGCACTGCGGCAGTCGCCGACGCCCTCGCGGCCCTCCTCGACGAGGACGAGTTCACGACGCGGCTCAACGCCGCCTACGGCCTTCTCCGGTGGGGCGACGCGCGCACCGAAGAGGCGATCAAGCGCGTCGGCTCGCTCGTCCGCCCCGGTTACGAGCACGACCACCGCCTCTCCGCTCTGTGGACCTGGCAGTGGGAACGGGACCACCCTCCGACGCCCACCTCGCAGTGA
- a CDS encoding SRPBCC family protein encodes MNPEPTGQLVPTPTGYDLIITRTYRAPVDDVWASVTEPERTARWFGPWRGEAGPGRTVEVQLVFEESAPWYPMRIEACEPPHRLAVMTDDAVGSWSLELVLAEADGTTELRLIHHLTSTEQLGETGPGWEYYLDMLTVSRTGGPQPEFEHYYPAQKAYFESLK; translated from the coding sequence ATGAACCCTGAACCCACCGGGCAGCTCGTACCCACCCCGACGGGGTACGACCTGATCATCACCCGCACCTACCGTGCCCCCGTCGACGACGTCTGGGCGAGTGTCACCGAACCGGAGCGCACCGCCCGCTGGTTCGGCCCCTGGCGCGGCGAGGCCGGACCCGGCCGGACCGTCGAGGTGCAGCTGGTGTTCGAGGAGTCGGCACCCTGGTACCCGATGCGGATCGAGGCCTGTGAACCACCGCACCGACTCGCCGTCATGACGGATGACGCCGTCGGCTCCTGGTCCCTGGAGCTGGTCCTGGCCGAGGCCGACGGCACCACCGAACTCCGGCTGATCCACCACCTCACCTCCACCGAACAGCTCGGCGAGACCGGCCCGGGCTGGGAGTACTACCTGGACATGCTCACCGTCAGCCGCACGGGCGGGCCCCAGCCCGAATTCGAGCACTACTACCCGGCGCAGAAGGCCTACTTCGAGTCCCTGAAGTAG
- a CDS encoding arginase family protein, whose amino-acid sequence MQELAIIEAPSVLGLRPSGVQELPTALLDAGLLNGLDAVRTGRVEPPAYDPTRDPVTGVLNPRAIAEYSARLADAVGDVLDHGRFPVVLGGDCSILLGNLLALRRRGRHGLLFLDGHTDFYQPSAEPYGEAASMDLALATGRGPRLLTDLEGRGPLLRDEDVVALGFRDADESAQAGMQPLPPELHAIDLDGVRAAGATKAARGAVDRLTAGASAGFWVHLDVDVLDDVIMPAVDYHLPGGLTWEELESVLRRALGDPRAVGLDVTIFNPRLDPDGTIATRLAECLRRGLSARTDRGPQA is encoded by the coding sequence ATGCAGGAGCTCGCGATCATCGAGGCACCGTCCGTCCTCGGCCTGCGGCCGTCCGGGGTCCAGGAGCTGCCGACGGCGCTGCTCGACGCCGGCCTGCTGAACGGTCTCGATGCGGTACGGACCGGCCGCGTCGAACCGCCCGCCTACGACCCGACGCGGGACCCCGTCACCGGAGTCCTCAATCCCCGGGCCATCGCGGAGTACTCCGCCCGGCTGGCCGACGCGGTCGGAGACGTCCTCGACCACGGCCGTTTCCCCGTCGTGCTCGGCGGGGACTGCAGCATCCTGCTCGGCAACCTTCTCGCCCTGCGCCGCCGCGGACGCCACGGCCTGCTGTTCCTCGACGGCCACACCGACTTCTACCAGCCCTCTGCCGAGCCGTACGGCGAGGCGGCCTCGATGGACCTCGCCCTGGCCACGGGCCGCGGCCCCCGGCTGCTCACTGACCTCGAAGGCCGCGGCCCCCTGCTGCGCGACGAGGACGTCGTGGCCCTCGGCTTCCGCGACGCCGACGAGTCGGCCCAGGCCGGCATGCAGCCGCTGCCACCCGAGCTGCACGCGATCGACCTCGACGGCGTGCGCGCCGCCGGCGCCACCAAGGCGGCCCGCGGCGCGGTCGACCGGCTCACCGCCGGCGCGAGCGCCGGGTTCTGGGTCCACCTCGACGTCGACGTCCTGGACGACGTGATCATGCCGGCGGTGGACTACCACCTTCCCGGCGGGCTGACCTGGGAAGAGCTGGAGAGCGTGCTGCGTAGGGCACTGGGCGACCCGCGAGCCGTGGGCCTCGACGTCACGATCTTCAACCCTCGCCTCGACCCCGACGGCACCATCGCCACCCGGCTGGCCGAGTGCCTGCGCCGGGGACTGTCGGCACGGACGGATCGGGGGCCGCAGGCCTGA
- a CDS encoding metallophosphoesterase family protein — protein sequence MSDSSRDTAEGAGWGAPELGTYKRLMPPRVEKISWLDPKMLWAARNGVLASWFGDPTGRTRSRWVAQRTAAGAPADKVIRRDDPDRFSFLVIGDTGEGDDPQYAVVPGLLKTGQNTRFAVLASDVIYPVGSADDYGTKFFRPYQDYQAPIYAIPGNHDWYEDLGAFMRVFCDDAPPLAPEPAPRLLSRARLRSLLWHRPRKGDGHHLADARKLRSAEVQQAVQPGPYWAIDAGPVRIIGIDTGLLGTIDAEQGAWLREVSKDPRPKILITGSPLYVDGEHHPCTIEGGGTVDEIVRDPAHRYVAAIGGDIHNYQRYPVRVDGRTIQYVVAGGGGAFMHATHTIPRVDVANVTEKDFRCYPLRGDSLAFYSKLYGRRLRLRRFFTVTEAEAAAVVAERLGIPLTRAQQTTTRITWRTRLVASLLGAGRRPDRTARFRLPVRKIYTQLFSPSSATYSPPFFKCFLRLDVTPETVRLRCYAATGNRAQEVDPPVEDEVTIPLH from the coding sequence GTGTCTGACTCCTCACGCGATACCGCCGAAGGCGCCGGCTGGGGCGCCCCCGAACTCGGCACGTACAAGCGGCTGATGCCGCCCAGGGTCGAGAAGATCTCCTGGCTCGACCCCAAGATGCTGTGGGCCGCCCGCAACGGCGTGCTGGCGTCCTGGTTCGGGGACCCCACGGGCCGTACCCGGAGCCGTTGGGTGGCGCAGCGGACGGCCGCCGGCGCTCCCGCCGACAAGGTGATCCGGCGCGACGACCCGGACCGCTTCTCGTTCCTCGTCATCGGCGACACCGGCGAGGGGGATGACCCCCAATACGCCGTCGTGCCCGGCCTTCTGAAGACGGGTCAGAACACCCGGTTCGCGGTCCTCGCCAGTGATGTGATCTATCCGGTCGGCAGTGCCGACGACTACGGCACCAAGTTCTTCCGGCCGTACCAGGACTACCAGGCGCCCATCTACGCGATACCGGGCAACCACGACTGGTACGAGGACCTCGGCGCGTTCATGCGCGTCTTCTGCGACGACGCGCCGCCCCTCGCGCCGGAGCCCGCGCCGCGTCTGCTGAGCCGGGCCCGGCTGCGGTCACTGCTGTGGCACCGCCCGCGCAAGGGTGACGGCCACCATCTCGCGGACGCACGGAAGTTGAGGTCGGCGGAGGTCCAACAGGCCGTCCAGCCGGGGCCGTACTGGGCGATCGACGCCGGGCCGGTGCGGATCATAGGCATCGACACCGGACTCCTCGGAACCATCGACGCCGAACAGGGCGCGTGGCTGCGCGAGGTGTCCAAGGACCCCCGCCCGAAGATCCTCATCACCGGATCGCCGCTGTACGTGGACGGCGAACACCATCCCTGCACGATCGAGGGCGGCGGGACCGTCGACGAGATCGTCCGTGACCCGGCCCACCGCTATGTCGCGGCGATCGGCGGTGACATCCACAACTACCAGCGCTATCCCGTCCGGGTGGACGGCCGCACGATCCAGTACGTGGTCGCGGGCGGCGGCGGTGCGTTCATGCACGCCACACACACCATCCCGCGGGTCGACGTCGCGAACGTCACCGAGAAGGATTTCCGCTGCTATCCGCTGCGCGGCGACTCCCTGGCCTTCTACAGCAAGCTATACGGCCGCAGGCTGCGACTGCGTCGCTTCTTCACCGTCACCGAGGCGGAGGCGGCGGCCGTCGTCGCCGAGCGCCTGGGCATTCCGCTGACCCGAGCCCAGCAGACCACGACCCGCATCACCTGGCGCACCCGTCTGGTCGCCAGTCTGCTCGGGGCCGGCCGCCGTCCGGACCGCACCGCCCGGTTCCGCCTGCCCGTGCGCAAGATCTACACGCAGCTGTTCTCACCCAGCTCGGCGACCTACAGCCCGCCGTTCTTCAAGTGCTTCCTGCGCCTGGACGTCACGCCGGAGACCGTCCGTCTGCGCTGCTACGCCGCGACCGGCAACCGTGCCCAGGAGGTGGACCCGCCGGTCGAGGACGAGGTCACGATCCCCTTGCACTGA
- a CDS encoding LLM class flavin-dependent oxidoreductase, producing MPSTSRPLRKLGFLTIGLFDEADPRRGHESTLEIIELGERLGFDSAWLRHRHLQYGISSPVAVLAAASQRTSRIELGTAVIPLGWENPLRLAEDLATVDLLSGGRLNPGVSVGPPMHYDRVKEALYPDTADAEDFGYERVRRLLDFVRGKPATDFSRVEGFEAGRRQPQIEYSSDRVQPQSPGLGSRMWYGGGSMRSAQWAGEHGMNFLTSSVVKAEGPEDTAAAPDFEQIQLAHIRAFRSHHPDGENARVSQGLVVIPTDSATPKQRAKYEEYVAERTPRTKSPQGPARLLFAPDLVGSSQEIAERLHAHAAFREVDEVAFALPFTFGHEDYVQILTDLAGRLGPALGWRLGR from the coding sequence ATGCCGTCGACCTCACGCCCGCTGCGCAAGCTGGGTTTCCTCACCATCGGGCTGTTCGACGAGGCGGATCCGCGCCGCGGCCACGAGTCCACGCTGGAGATCATCGAGCTGGGCGAACGGCTCGGCTTCGACAGCGCATGGCTCCGCCACCGCCATCTCCAGTACGGCATCTCCTCCCCCGTCGCCGTCCTGGCGGCGGCCTCGCAGCGCACCAGCCGCATCGAACTCGGCACCGCGGTGATCCCGCTCGGCTGGGAGAACCCGCTGCGCCTTGCGGAGGATCTGGCGACCGTCGACCTCCTGTCGGGCGGCCGCCTCAATCCGGGCGTGAGCGTGGGCCCGCCGATGCACTACGACCGGGTCAAGGAGGCCCTCTACCCCGACACGGCCGACGCCGAGGACTTCGGGTACGAGCGGGTGCGGCGGCTGCTGGACTTCGTTCGGGGCAAGCCGGCCACGGACTTCAGCAGGGTCGAGGGCTTCGAGGCCGGGCGGCGGCAGCCGCAGATCGAATACAGCTCGGACCGCGTCCAGCCGCAGTCCCCCGGCCTCGGCAGCCGGATGTGGTACGGCGGCGGCAGCATGCGTTCCGCCCAGTGGGCCGGCGAGCACGGAATGAACTTCCTGACGAGCAGCGTCGTCAAGGCCGAGGGCCCCGAGGACACGGCGGCGGCACCGGACTTCGAGCAGATCCAGCTCGCCCACATCCGCGCCTTCCGCTCCCATCATCCCGACGGCGAGAACGCCCGTGTCTCCCAGGGCCTCGTCGTCATCCCCACCGACTCCGCCACGCCGAAGCAGCGTGCGAAGTACGAGGAGTACGTGGCCGAGCGGACCCCGCGGACCAAGTCACCGCAGGGTCCGGCGCGGCTGCTGTTCGCGCCGGACCTCGTCGGCAGCTCGCAGGAGATCGCCGAACGCCTCCACGCCCACGCCGCGTTCCGCGAGGTGGACGAGGTGGCGTTCGCGCTGCCCTTCACCTTCGGGCACGAGGACTATGTGCAGATCCTCACCGATCTCGCCGGCCGGCTCGGGCCGGCGCTGGGGTGGCGCCTGGGACGATGA
- a CDS encoding alpha/beta fold hydrolase, with the protein MSHPAQPTDATHRLVPAPAGRLHLAEQGTGPLVLLVHGFPESWYSWRHQLPALAAAGYRAVAMDVRGYGRSSRPEAVDSYRMPALVEDNVAVVEALGERSAVIVGHDWGATIAANSALLRPDVFRAVGLLSVPYTPPGGPKPSEVFAQLGGPDEFYVSYFQQPGRAEAEIEPDVRGWLAGFYAALSADTRPAADAPDPHFVGPGGTLRDRFPAGRLPSWLDESDLDVYAGEFERTGMTGALNRYRNMDRDWADLAAHTGAPITQPSLFLGGALDASTTWLADAIKAFPATLPGLRSSHVLDGCGHWIQQERPKETNELLTGWLASLPAPESA; encoded by the coding sequence ATGTCGCACCCCGCCCAGCCGACGGACGCCACACACCGCCTGGTACCCGCTCCCGCCGGAAGGCTCCATCTCGCGGAACAGGGGACGGGTCCGCTGGTCCTCCTCGTGCACGGCTTCCCGGAGTCCTGGTACTCATGGCGCCACCAGCTGCCGGCGCTGGCAGCGGCCGGATACCGCGCGGTCGCCATGGACGTGCGTGGCTACGGCCGCTCCTCCAGGCCGGAGGCGGTGGACTCGTACCGGATGCCGGCGCTGGTGGAGGACAACGTCGCCGTGGTGGAGGCCCTCGGTGAGCGGTCCGCGGTGATCGTGGGGCACGACTGGGGCGCGACCATCGCGGCAAACTCCGCGCTGCTGCGGCCCGACGTGTTCCGCGCGGTCGGGCTGCTGAGTGTGCCGTACACCCCGCCCGGCGGCCCGAAGCCGAGCGAGGTCTTCGCGCAGCTGGGCGGCCCGGACGAGTTCTACGTCTCCTACTTCCAGCAGCCCGGCCGGGCCGAGGCCGAGATCGAGCCGGACGTACGAGGCTGGCTCGCGGGCTTCTACGCCGCACTGTCCGCCGACACCCGGCCGGCCGCCGACGCCCCGGACCCGCACTTCGTCGGCCCCGGCGGCACACTGCGGGACAGGTTCCCCGCCGGCCGACTGCCCTCCTGGCTCGACGAGTCGGACCTGGACGTCTACGCGGGAGAGTTCGAACGGACCGGCATGACCGGCGCCCTGAACCGCTACCGGAACATGGACCGCGACTGGGCCGATCTGGCCGCCCACACCGGCGCCCCCATCACCCAGCCCTCGCTGTTCCTCGGCGGTGCGCTGGACGCCTCGACCACATGGCTGGCCGACGCGATCAAGGCCTTCCCCGCGACCCTGCCCGGCCTGCGCTCCTCACATGTCCTCGACGGCTGCGGCCACTGGATCCAGCAGGAACGCCCCAAGGAGACCAACGAACTGCTGACCGGATGGCTCGCATCCCTGCCGGCCCCGGAAAGCGCGTAG